The Paenibacillus sp. 481 DNA window AAAGGGGATTGGATTATCGTTGGTGTCCTATTTAATGTGTACCATTTCTGGCAAGCGCCAATTAACTGGGCGTACATTCCATTCTCCATATTTATCCCCTTTGAATTACTCGTAAAGTTGCGCAAAAATATTTATGGAGCTATTGCTCTGCACCTGTTCACTAATTTTTTATGGGGCACGATTACGTACATGCTTGCTGGTGTGAGATGACTTTAACGATAGCCTCTAACAATATAACTCTATAACACTATAATTCATTAACTCTGCTGAGACACATGGGGGAGAACTACGACTATGAGCGCATTCGTGAAAAAGTACGATCGATTCATTGGCTTAAGTGTGACACTGTTTGTACTGTTAGCGATTTATATTCATGCTGCCTCGTTTCAGCATCCTTATGTCGGGCTATACATTGGTTCCACCGACAACGGCTGGCAAATTGAACGCATCGATCCGATGGGCGAAGCCCATAGTTGGCCTATTCAGCAGGGAGATACGGTTCGACTTGTAAACGGCCTGCTTCCTGATGAAATGATACGGTCTGACGAAATGGTTCAATATGAACACATGGGCTCAGGGCTGCTGCTCATTGAACATGCGAGCTCGATCAGCTTTCAACGGAGTAATGAGGTATCTTGGACAGAGGATGTCGTCCTAACTGGGCAACAGTGGTTTAATCAGGTGCTTGCGATTGTGCTGGAAAGTATTTTGTTAGCCATGGGGTTAATGGCCTATTTTAAAAAAAGAGAGTCGTATCTTGTTCGCAGTTTCTTTATGATTAATGTGTTGATGGCTGTTACGATCTTAACGTTGTTTTCTTCCGAAATGTATATCTCCAATCTAATTCTTATTCATTGTGCGATTTGGATGCCTTACGCGCTACTCTCTTTTTTCATCATCTTTGTGTTTAGGTCCGTGCAACCCGCACTCAGGCGTACAATGTTATTGTTTCGCCTTGGTTTACTAGGTTTGTCGTTATTTGCGATCGTTACGTTCATACAAGGACATATTGCTGACTGGCTTCGTGGTTCGGTGCATCTTATTTTTATCGCTATGTTAGTTGGTATTGGCATCATTGCCTACGTTTATTGGAAATCACTAGATTTGATTGAGAAAAATCAGCTACTTACCTTTGTTATCGTGTTATATCTCAGCTTACTGCCGTACATTTTTTTGGTTGCGATACCGGATTTGCTATGGCAGGACTATTTGTTGCGCCCTGAATATGCGTTGATCGGATTTGTCTTGTTGTCAGCTGTCATCATGTGGTTACTCGTCAAGCGAAACATGCTAGATATGCGTTTTTACATGCGTAGCATTGTGCTGCATAGTTTGTATTTGGGCAGTTGTCTGCTGCTATTTGTAGCGGCGGCTAAATGGGAACGGATGTGGCAGTTGCTGCTACTATTCGCCATCTTTGCGGCTTTGACTTATGTGTATCAGCATAGTTTATCCATCATGAGGCAAAAGGCCGTATCTCGGCAAACTTGGCTGCAACAGCAGCAGTTCAAGCTATCTCTGCAATGGATGGAGCACAAAAATGTGCGCGGACTCATCCGCATGCTCGCCGATGTTATCGATTACACCGTTGAGGTTGAAGGCGTGTGCGTTGTATGGAAAGAACCGAGTTATGCGACGGTACACGGTACAGGTAAATATGCTGGTGCTGAGACGACCATAACGACCATAACGAACATAACGAACATGAGGGATGCAGTCTACCGTACGCTAGAGATGCAGTACGATTTTGCGTACATAATGGATCTTGTTGATCCTGAGTCTGGCGATGAACTTGGCTATTTGTGTATCGGCCCGAAAAGGAATCAGACCTTATTTACAGACGAAGAACGCAAGCTAGTCGAACTTGTTCGCGCGGAGACGCTGCAATTGTTAGTGAATGCAAGACAATTATCTGCTATGCGGCAGGAAGGAGAGCAGAAGTCCGGCGAGGAGACGACCAACTGGCTAGCAACATTACAAACCCCGCAACGGATACTGGAAGCGCAGCAGGCAGAGCGAATGCGGACATCGTATTATCTACACGATCATATTTTGCAAAATATTATTTTTATGTCGCGTGATATCGAGGAGTTGTATGCGACTGGTGATGTACGTAAAGCGCGTGTTCAAGCTTGGCTTTCCTGCCTGTACGGGACGCAGCAAGATATTCGCTTGCTATGCGATGATCTATATCCACATATCATCGATAATGTGGGACTTAAGGAAGCGGTGGAATGGCATGTGCGTTCCATGAAGAGCCAATTGGCAACGCACTCTATTCAAGTTGAGCTATGTTATGAATTGGACCCGCAGTTGGAACTACCACAATGGCTCAAGGCGACCTTGTTTCGCATCAATCGGGAGCTGATCAACAACGTGTTCAAGCATGGACAGGCAAGCGCGGTTCACGTTTGTGTTTGGCAGACGGCCGAAAATATTCATCTAAAGGTGGACGACAACGGAAAGGGCTTTGATGTGGCGCATGTATTTGATGATCATGCCAGCCAATCGTTTGGTTTGATTACGATTCACAATCAGGTGCAGCAGCTTGGCGGGCTGTTTCGAATTGAATCTGACGTGGACAAGGGAACATGTGTCCATGTGCAAATTCCGTTGATAAAGGAGGAAGGAAGTCATGGATTCGCGCATAAAAGTGATGTTGCTGGATGATCATCCTTTAATGATGGAAGCGTTAAAGGATCGGCTTGATAGGGAGCCTGATATTCAAGTCGTAGCCACTTTCCAACATCCACGACAGCTGCTCGATCACATCGAATATCATAACGCTGATGTAATTGTGATGGACATTTCAATGCCGCATATGAATGGCTTTGAATTGGCAGCTGTCTTGAAGGAGCGCTATGGATTGGCGCTAAAAATGATTATGTTATCGGGCTATTGTTACGATGCATATGTGACTAAAGCCTACGAAATGGGCGTACACGCGTATTTGTCCAAGCAAGCCACTTATCCGCAAATCATTAACGCGATTAGGCAAAGTGCGCTAGGCCATGTGCTCATGTCAGACAAGTGGCTAACGCACACGCGCACAGACAAGCTGACGCTAACAGAGCGGGAAGTGCTGACAAGAGTCGCACAGGAAATGACGAATAAGCAAATTGCCTGCGAGCTCATGATGAGCCAGCGTACAGTGGAACACCATCTTAGCTCGATGAATCAAAAGCTAGGTGTTCGTACACGCATTGGTGCCGTTGCCAAAGGCTATGAGCTTGGCTTACTTGGGCAAATGACGATTGCTGGAGATGATTCTAACCGTTAACGTAAAGCGCTGGGGAACGTTAGCTGCCTTTTTTACATACACAAACGATTTCGTGTCCTTCGCCATTGCTTTGCAGTTCAGCCTGCCATTTGACAAGCTGTTGCAAGGAGAGGGAGGACTTGTCTTTAAGCTGACCAATGCTGCTCACATCACGCACATGTCTATTGATTTCTTGCCTTGTAAATAAAGACACACTTTGTAAGTTGGCTTTGCGTAATAACATTTGTATATGTTCCATTGTAAAATGGGATAAATGATCGCGTTCGCTCAACAACGGCGATTGCAGTCCGTGAATTTGGTTCGTTAACGAACGTAAATTCGGAACGCTGAACAGCATAATACCGTCTTGATGCAGTAATGAAGCGGCCCCCTGCAAAAAGGAAATGGGATCAGCTTGATGTTCTAATACGTGCCAGAAGCAGATGACTTGTACATCGGTAGCAATTGGTTCTGACGCTGCCAGCTTAACAGGATCAAACATGTCGCAACGCAAAGGTAGATTGAATGTCTGGCTCGCGTATTCACAGGCAGCCACGGATGGTTCAATGCCGATGACGTCCCAGCCGATGCTGTTCATTAGGTGGAGAAACTCACCTGTGCCGGAGCCGATTTCTAGCAGTCTACCTTTTTCAGCCGCATATGGATAGAACATTTGAATGAGCAAATGATTAAAAGCAGCGTGCTCATGAAACGTTTGCTCGGTATACTGCTCTCTCATTTGTACCCACTGCGCATCGTAGATTTCAGAAATGTACTGTTCGATCTGATGCTCCAGCACGGGCTGATAGATGAACGCACACTGTGCGCATTTTACGAGTTGAAAGGTAGGGTACGTTGAAAAAAGAACGGCCTCGTGATGCTCACAAAGCGGGCAACGATAGGATAACGATGTTTCATTGTTAGTAGACATACGATAACCTCCATGAACATTGGAAATGTTGCATTATGTTTCATATATATGCAGCGATCATGCTGTACATGTATAAAAAAACAAGCTGACACCTATGACGTATAGGCATCAGCTTGCGTGAATAAAAGATGATAGATTTTGGATACGATTAGAAAATCGCTTAGGAAATCGTTTTGTGTATTTTGTTGATATATCGCCAGCGAATGATAGCAAAGTAGAGAACTTGGATGAGTACAAAGCAGGCGATTATCGTAAATGAGTCCGACACTAGAGCATAGTGGACGAGTTGCTGCAGGGAGAAGATAGCAAAGCTACTATGCATAATCGCGACTATAATCGGCAGGAAGAACATAAGTAGCAGTTGCTGCGTAACCATCTTTTTCAACTCTAGCTTGGTCAGTCCTAATTTACTAATTAATTGGTACTGCTCCTTCTCACGCTCTAGGTCTGTATACAAACGGAAGTAGAGGAAGCTTGCTGCAAATGTAAAGAACACGATGCCAACGAGCACACCAGACATCATAAGCAGCCCATTTTCTTGCTTATCCTTGCGCCAATCCAAATATAAAGAATTGAAATAATAAATCGCAACATGTTCATCGAACTCTCCGATTTCGTCCATCAATTGAAAGGAAACATTTTTGGTTGTCTGCTCCCAGTTCTCGACAACGAAGCCGTAAAATTTTCGAATCAGGGTACTTTCATTGGATAGAGCCCTAAACTGCTCAAATTGAGCGTCAGTTACGACAATACGGGCACTATTAAGGGCAACGTCCGGAATCATGTTGCGGATTATCGCTTTTTTCTCATTGAGCCTAATCTTTTGATTACTTTGCTCCACTTCGAGCACATTGCTAGGATAAACCCCTTTATAATGATCATGATCATCTTGCTTGCTAGATACGAGCAGGGCTTCATTACTCGCTAACGTTTCGCTTTCATAACCGAGTGCAGTCGACAATGAATTATAATCAGACAGATTCATCATAATCTGGCTGTTATCTGTGAGCATCAGTGTAACGGTGCCGAAGCGGTATGGGATTTGAGCTTGTTCTAATTTCCGTTTAATCGTGGCAATATTCGACTGCTCCGCTTTATGTTCACTGAAGGTCGTGTAGCTGAAAGCATAAGGGTTTTTCATTTCCGACAACCCTTTGTTGCTTGCCGCTGCACAGACACCAATTGCCGTAAATGCGACAGCCGACGCGATTGCGATCATGAAAAACATATTCGCGTTGTCCCTCATGCGATACGTTAGCTCTGAGAACATTAATAGATTCGTACGCTTAAAGAACAACCGCTCTTGCTTACGCAACCAGCCTATCAGATACACACTAAGCTGCGTGAACAAGAAATAAGTACCTATAATCGTCAAACCTACACCCGCAATTAACAAGGGGACGAGGTCTGTGTTGATGGCAAATAAATAAACCGCAAGGTAACCAGCTAGGATTAACATGACAGCGAGCAACGAGAGCCAAATGGATGCTTTCAGTTCTGGCTTTGGCTTATCTTCAGCTTTGATCAATTCAATGAGTTGATTCATTTTCAACATGCGTGACGTAAACAGTGAAATCGCCAAAAACAAAACTAAGAACGCAACGAACGTAAGAGCGATTGCTTGCCAGGGCAAGTAGAAAGGCAATCCTTGATCAATGACTAATACTGTTGCAATTATGAGCAATATTAATTTGGTGAAAATAATGCCGACCGTTATTCCCGTCATAATGGCGGCTATGCCAATCATCATATTTTCCATAAATACGAGTCGAAACAGCTGCTTGGGTGTTATGCCGTGTATAAGCAAGATACCAAATTCTTTTTTTCTCGTTTTGAGAAAGGAGCTGACCGAGTACAGTAAGAAGAAAAATGAAAATACAAAAATCAACAGTTGGGCGACGGACATCGCGACTTTTCCGAACACATTCACGGTATGGCTCGTTAGTGTTAGTTCGCCTTGCAGATCAGGATGGAATTGCAGCATGGCATACGTAAAGAACATCATGACCGAGAAGGCGCTGCTTAAAAAGTGAGCCGCATATGTGCGTTTATTCCGAATGACGTTGTTAAACGCGTATTGTCGAAAAGTCATGCGCATTTCCTCCTAACAGGGACAGCACGTTAATAATCTTTTGGTAGAAGGCCTGTCGATTGTCACCGCAATAAATTTCATTGTACAGCTGACCGTCTTTAATAAAGACGACGCGGTCACAATAACTTGCAGCTAATGGATCATGTGTAACAAGCATCGCTGTGGTGTTATCTTGCTTGTTCAGCTTCGCCAGCAATTCCATGACATCGCGTGCCGACTTGGAATCCAGATTGCCTGTCGGCTCGTCTGCAAGCAGCAGCTTGGGCTGAT harbors:
- a CDS encoding sensor histidine kinase, coding for MSAFVKKYDRFIGLSVTLFVLLAIYIHAASFQHPYVGLYIGSTDNGWQIERIDPMGEAHSWPIQQGDTVRLVNGLLPDEMIRSDEMVQYEHMGSGLLLIEHASSISFQRSNEVSWTEDVVLTGQQWFNQVLAIVLESILLAMGLMAYFKKRESYLVRSFFMINVLMAVTILTLFSSEMYISNLILIHCAIWMPYALLSFFIIFVFRSVQPALRRTMLLFRLGLLGLSLFAIVTFIQGHIADWLRGSVHLIFIAMLVGIGIIAYVYWKSLDLIEKNQLLTFVIVLYLSLLPYIFLVAIPDLLWQDYLLRPEYALIGFVLLSAVIMWLLVKRNMLDMRFYMRSIVLHSLYLGSCLLLFVAAAKWERMWQLLLLFAIFAALTYVYQHSLSIMRQKAVSRQTWLQQQQFKLSLQWMEHKNVRGLIRMLADVIDYTVEVEGVCVVWKEPSYATVHGTGKYAGAETTITTITNITNMRDAVYRTLEMQYDFAYIMDLVDPESGDELGYLCIGPKRNQTLFTDEERKLVELVRAETLQLLVNARQLSAMRQEGEQKSGEETTNWLATLQTPQRILEAQQAERMRTSYYLHDHILQNIIFMSRDIEELYATGDVRKARVQAWLSCLYGTQQDIRLLCDDLYPHIIDNVGLKEAVEWHVRSMKSQLATHSIQVELCYELDPQLELPQWLKATLFRINRELINNVFKHGQASAVHVCVWQTAENIHLKVDDNGKGFDVAHVFDDHASQSFGLITIHNQVQQLGGLFRIESDVDKGTCVHVQIPLIKEEGSHGFAHKSDVAG
- a CDS encoding response regulator transcription factor: MDSRIKVMLLDDHPLMMEALKDRLDREPDIQVVATFQHPRQLLDHIEYHNADVIVMDISMPHMNGFELAAVLKERYGLALKMIMLSGYCYDAYVTKAYEMGVHAYLSKQATYPQIINAIRQSALGHVLMSDKWLTHTRTDKLTLTEREVLTRVAQEMTNKQIACELMMSQRTVEHHLSSMNQKLGVRTRIGAVAKGYELGLLGQMTIAGDDSNR
- a CDS encoding class I SAM-dependent methyltransferase, encoding MSTNNETSLSYRCPLCEHHEAVLFSTYPTFQLVKCAQCAFIYQPVLEHQIEQYISEIYDAQWVQMREQYTEQTFHEHAAFNHLLIQMFYPYAAEKGRLLEIGSGTGEFLHLMNSIGWDVIGIEPSVAACEYASQTFNLPLRCDMFDPVKLAASEPIATDVQVICFWHVLEHQADPISFLQGAASLLHQDGIMLFSVPNLRSLTNQIHGLQSPLLSERDHLSHFTMEHIQMLLRKANLQSVSLFTRQEINRHVRDVSSIGQLKDKSSLSLQQLVKWQAELQSNGEGHEIVCVCKKGS
- a CDS encoding ABC transporter permease, coding for MTFRQYAFNNVIRNKRTYAAHFLSSAFSVMMFFTYAMLQFHPDLQGELTLTSHTVNVFGKVAMSVAQLLIFVFSFFFLLYSVSSFLKTRKKEFGILLIHGITPKQLFRLVFMENMMIGIAAIMTGITVGIIFTKLILLIIATVLVIDQGLPFYLPWQAIALTFVAFLVLFLAISLFTSRMLKMNQLIELIKAEDKPKPELKASIWLSLLAVMLILAGYLAVYLFAINTDLVPLLIAGVGLTIIGTYFLFTQLSVYLIGWLRKQERLFFKRTNLLMFSELTYRMRDNANMFFMIAIASAVAFTAIGVCAAASNKGLSEMKNPYAFSYTTFSEHKAEQSNIATIKRKLEQAQIPYRFGTVTLMLTDNSQIMMNLSDYNSLSTALGYESETLASNEALLVSSKQDDHDHYKGVYPSNVLEVEQSNQKIRLNEKKAIIRNMIPDVALNSARIVVTDAQFEQFRALSNESTLIRKFYGFVVENWEQTTKNVSFQLMDEIGEFDEHVAIYYFNSLYLDWRKDKQENGLLMMSGVLVGIVFFTFAASFLYFRLYTDLEREKEQYQLISKLGLTKLELKKMVTQQLLLMFFLPIIVAIMHSSFAIFSLQQLVHYALVSDSFTIIACFVLIQVLYFAIIRWRYINKIHKTIS